Proteins encoded by one window of Thermodesulfovibrionales bacterium:
- a CDS encoding glycosyltransferase family 39 protein encodes MLNISIGMALIFLSLFFVASYFHREEIGTFLKKTYLKLIGSVIAILSLRILFISLGRFFLRDELEHVHAAWYIMNSFVPYTEFFEHHHPLLWFAITPVLGTIGYSADALLWLRIAMFLATAGTAFLTYAIARHITRSPEASLLSVLFLLSTVMFVDAGIEIRPDVPQVLFGLISVYFLLLFLDREETRYIFFAGLAASVSFLFLQKSVFLLIAYCMIFLFRLIRGTMSVRSVMYFILSFSLPLFFFFVYLILSGAFRDYFLMNWLFNIHRATRIPALLTFKVSFLQNTLLWLLSLFSVIFLLGKREVNGGLKTVGFIGAVLLVVFGFAKNAAKQYCLFPIPPLCVCSGYTIKWAFERMRLREPHKLAIIALFLSVPMSILFMTILPSNQRQLEVIDYVIKNSQETDLIYDGDVKFNLFRRDIHYFWFYANASEDTINMYNKITQNSYLEYDVCALVKTRRPVFISDFGLDMKRCRLLDLYEETRFGGLYKKRWGGFAVSGPRAE; translated from the coding sequence ATGCTTAATATCTCTATCGGAATGGCGCTGATTTTTCTGTCGCTCTTTTTCGTCGCGAGTTACTTTCATAGAGAAGAGATCGGAACTTTTCTTAAAAAGACTTATTTGAAACTTATCGGCTCTGTCATAGCGATTCTTTCCCTACGCATTCTCTTCATTTCCCTCGGCAGGTTTTTCCTCCGAGATGAGCTGGAACACGTTCATGCGGCATGGTATATCATGAACAGCTTTGTCCCCTATACGGAGTTCTTCGAGCATCATCACCCTCTGCTATGGTTCGCCATCACACCCGTGCTTGGCACGATCGGATATTCAGCGGACGCACTTCTCTGGCTCAGGATCGCGATGTTTCTTGCGACGGCCGGAACAGCCTTTCTGACCTATGCCATTGCCAGGCATATAACTAGATCGCCGGAAGCGAGTCTTCTATCAGTCCTCTTCCTGCTCTCGACCGTAATGTTCGTGGACGCGGGCATAGAGATCAGGCCCGATGTGCCTCAGGTGCTTTTCGGATTGATCTCGGTCTATTTTCTCTTGCTTTTTCTCGATAGGGAGGAGACCAGATACATTTTTTTTGCAGGGCTTGCCGCTTCAGTCTCGTTCTTGTTCTTACAGAAGAGCGTTTTTTTGTTGATAGCCTATTGCATGATATTCCTCTTTAGATTGATAAGGGGAACCATGTCCGTCAGGTCTGTCATGTATTTCATTCTTTCGTTCTCTTTGCCGCTCTTCTTTTTTTTCGTATATCTGATCCTGTCCGGGGCATTCAGGGATTATTTCTTGATGAATTGGCTTTTCAACATCCATCGGGCAACAAGAATCCCGGCGCTTCTCACTTTCAAAGTCTCTTTCCTTCAAAATACTCTTCTTTGGTTGCTTTCACTATTTTCGGTGATTTTTCTCTTAGGAAAAAGGGAAGTCAACGGAGGGCTGAAGACTGTCGGCTTTATCGGTGCAGTGCTTCTTGTTGTTTTCGGTTTCGCTAAGAATGCCGCTAAGCAATATTGTCTCTTTCCTATTCCTCCTCTCTGTGTCTGTTCTGGGTATACCATAAAATGGGCCTTTGAGAGAATGAGATTGCGAGAACCCCATAAATTGGCAATCATCGCTCTCTTCCTGTCTGTACCGATGTCTATTCTTTTCATGACGATACTACCTTCAAACCAGAGGCAATTGGAAGTAATCGATTACGTCATTAAGAATTCCCAGGAGACTGATTTAATCTATGACGGCGATGTTAAATTTAATCTGTTTAGAAGGGATATACATTACTTCTGGTTCTATGCAAATGCAAGCGAGGACACGATAAATATGTATAACAAAATAACTCAGAACAGCTACCTCGAATATGACGTCTGTGCACTGGTCAAGACCAGGAGACCAGTATTTATCTCTGACTTCGGACTCGATATGAAGAGGTGTCGATTACTTGATCTCTATGAAGAGACGAGATTCGGCGGCCTCTACAAGAAGCGATGGGGAGGCTTTGCAGTAAGTGGTCCAAGAGCAGAATGA